The sequence GGCGAAGAGCAGTTAATAACGGATAAATTCCCGCCGTTGAATCGTTTCCTTACCGGTTACGATTTAAAACACGCCTACAACCCGAAAGAGCAGCTTATTGATGTATCACGTATCATTGCCGGCTCTGAAGGAACACTTGGATTTGTCAGCGAAGCGCGTCTAAATATTACGCCGATTCCTAAGCATCGTGTGCTGGTTAACGTTAAGTACTCTAATTTCCAGGCTGCCTTAGAAAATGCGCCATTCCTGGTGGAAGCAAACGCAACGTCGGTTGAAACCGTTGACAGTAAAGTGTTGAACCTTGCTCGGGAAGACATTATTTGGAAGTCGGTCTCGCACTTGCTTGAAGATGTTGAAGGCAAGCGCATGGACGGCATTAATATGGTCGAGTTTACTGGACTTGACCAAGATGACATAGATACTAAGGTCAATATGCTTTGTCAGCGCCTGGACAAACTCATTAAGAGTAAAGATAACCAGGGCGTTATTGGCTATCAAATTTGTGATGACTTGCCGAGCATACAACTGATTTACGCAATGCGCAAAAAGTCAGTCGGCTTGTTGGGAGCAACAAAAGGGCGACGCAAACCCGTTGCTTTTGCAGAAGACACGGCCGTACCACCTGAAAAACTGGCGTCTTTCATTAATGAATTCAGGGCTCTGCTAGACAGCAAGGGCTTAGATTACGGCATGTTCGGTCACGCCGACGCTGGTGTTTTGCATGTTCGACCTGCGCTTGATTTAACCGAACCTGCAGACGAAAGCTTACTGCGAGAGGTCAGTGATGAAGTCGCTAAGCTGACGCAAAAGTATGGCGGTTTGATGTGGGGAGAGCATGGCAAAGGTTACCGCTCGGAGTATGCCCCTAAGTTCTTCGGTGACGATCTCTACAAAGAGCTACAAAAAATAAAAGCCAGCTTTGATGCTTGCAACCAGTTGAACCCCGGTAAGATCTGTACACCACTAAATACGGAAGCAGATCTGGTTTCTGTCGACGCAATAAAACGTGGCTACTATGACCGGCAAATACCCGTAGCTACGCGCGAGAGCTACCAAAACGCAATGGATTGTAACGGTAACGGCTTGTGTTTTAACTATGACACGTCGTCGGCTATGTGTCCGTCTTATAAAGTCACTCGCGATAGACGATATTCCCCGAAAGGTCGGGCGGGTCTCGTGCGTGAATGGTTACGACTGACTCAGAAAGAAGGCTACGATGCAGCGCAATCCCCTAAGCAAAGCCACTTTTTTGAGAAGCTTTCACGTCAACTTAAGACATCGGATGACTTTAACCATGAAGTGAAAGACTCCATGGATAAGTGCTTAGCCTGTAAGGCGTGTACCAATCAGTGTCCGGTCAAGGTCGATGTGCCGACGTTTCGGGCGCGTTTTTATGAACATTACTACAGCCGCTATTTCCGTCCATTAAAAGACTACCTGGTCAAGAACGTCGAGAAAACCGGACGCATAGCCAGCCGCTACCCAACAGCCAGTAATGTGCTGATTAATAACCCCGTTTCTCGCTGGGTGCTTAAACATATTGTGGGTTATGTTGATACGCCGAGCTTCTCGACGCCGGATTTACTAACGGGGTGGAGCCAAAGCGGCTTCGATATTTTAGATACTGGCGATATTCTGGCGTTAAGTGAAACGGAAATAAGCAAGACTGTTGTTATTGTTCAGGATCCATTTACCAGTTTTTACGAAGCTGAGTTTGTTTTAGCTTTGGGTCACTTGGTATCGAAATTGGGTTATAGACCAGTACTACTGCCTTTTGCAGGGCATGGTAAAGCGCAACATGTGAAAGGCTTTTTAAAAGACTTTGATGAAACCGCGCGCAAGGTCACTGAACAGTTACAACCGCTTTCAGAGGCGGGTATTCCTTTAATTGGCCCCGATTCGTCGACAGCACTGATTTTTAGGGATGAATATCGAAAGGCCTGTAATGGCGAATTACCATCAGTCAATGTCAGCACCGTGATTGAATGGCTTATGTCTGTAGACTTTGAGACCCACGATCAAAAGCGATCAAGTCACTATGGTCTGCTGCTGCACTGCACTGAACAAAGCTTCGTTCCTGAATCAGCGAAACAATGGCAAACGCTGTTCGCTAAGCTGGGCCTTACTCTGGATATTGTTAATGTCGGTTGTTGCGGTATGGCCGGTACTTTTGGTCATGAGGTTAAAAACCTGGATGACAGTATGGGGTTGTATCACATGGGTTGGCACGACGCGGTTCAACGTTACGGTAGTTCAGGAATTTTGGTAACGGGGTTCTCCTGCCGCTCGCAAGTTAAGCGGGTAGAAAAAAAGCGGGTGAAACACCCGCTTGAAGTTATCTTACAAAGCCTGGTTTAATCACCAGGCTTTTTTATAGGTTTTACTGCTTACCTTTGGCGATGATCTCTCTTGCCATTTCATCAGCAATAACGCCGGTTGGGCGGTCTTCTTCTTTAGCTCGTGCAAACAGCTTGTCTAGCGTGTCGTGAATAGCGCGAACACGCTTATCCGTTTCTTCTAAGCTCATGTTTGCCGCTTCAGAGCAGACATGAATAACACCGCCAGCATTAATGACATAGTCTGGTGCATACAAAATGCCCATGTCTTTGACTGCCTGATCATGCTTAGGATTTGCTAATTGGTTGTTAGCGCTGCCCGCAATAATTTTCACTTTTAGCTGCTTCAGCGTTTCATCATTAATGGTTGCGCCTAATGCACAAGGTGCGTAAATATCAGCATCAACGCTGTATATTTCATCCAAACCAACGGCTTTCGCGCCTAACTCGTTAACTGCACGCTCAACAGACTCTTCATTTATATCGGTAACGATAAGCTCAGCGCCGTCTTCTGCACAGTACTTAGCAAAGTCATAACCGACCGAGCCTAAACCTTGCACAGCAATTTTTACGCCTTTTAAGTCTTCGCTGCCCAAGCGGTGTTTTGCCGCTGCTTTTAAGCCCAGATAAGTACCCAAAGCTGTATGCGGGGAAGGGTCACCGGCTTTGTCAGCAGTACCGGCAACGTGGCTGGTTTCTTTGGCCACAATGTCGATATCTTCAGTACGGATGTTGACGTCTTCTGCGGTAATATAACGACCACTTAACGACTCAATGAAGCGACCATACGCACGGAACAGGTCTTCGCTCTTAACTTTCTTAGCGTCGCCAATAATAACGGCTTTACCACCGCCCAACGGCAAGCCAGCCATTGCGCTTTTGTAAGTCATACCACGAGACAGGCGCAGTACGTCAGTTAGTGCTTCCGCTGATGAGCTATAGTTCCAAAGGCGAGTACCGCCAAGGCTTGGGCCTAATGTAGTGTCATGAATAGCAATAATTGCTTTCAAGCCAGATTCCTGGTCATGACAGAATACAACTTGCTCGTGATTATCAAATTCAGGATGCTCGAATAGAGACATGAATTCTAATTCCTTATTGCTTAAAAAATTGCGCGAACATTACCACGTAGGGCAACCGTTCGCTACTGAATAAAATCAATAAATACGCGTATTCAAACAGGTGTTTATCAACTTCTCTTTACAGAATTATTCAGGGGCTTCTTCGACGAAGAAATAGTATCCGCCTAAGTTGATAACGTCTGCCAAAAACGTCTGGCTTTCGGCTGTTAAAAAGGTTTCATTTAGCTCAGAAACTCCACAACTACCGTGCATTTCAGCAAGCTGCATCGCTGCGTGTTGCGCTGGCTCAGGTACATCGAGCTTTTCACCGTTTAAGTAGAAACTGTCATTGTCCAATCGAAGTAGGCGGGCACCCGGCGCACGCTCAATAAACGCGTTGCTTTGCTCCAGCATAGCGGGTATTTGCTCGGCGGTTACCGGCAGCTCAGGTTCGACTAATGGACGTTTAGACTGAGACAGCAAACGAGCAATAATGTCGTTGGCGTCATCAGATTGAATAGCCTCTATCAATAATGACTTCATGGCTTCGAGTTGTGGGGCTGTAATGTCATAGCTTGGCGCTATATCGGAGCTGTCAGGATCGGTGTAGCGTTTGGTCAGAACATCATTCGCCATAGCGCTGTCGCCAAGTTGCCACAGAAGCTCAGCTTGCGACGGAGCTCGAAAACCAACGGAATAGTTTAGCGAAGGTTCAAGTGCCACACCGTCGTGTGGGCAGCCGGCGGGAATGTAGAGTACATCTCCACTTTCGAGCTCTTCGTCAATAACAACGCTAAAATCTTCACTAACCAAGCACAGGCCCTCGGTGGGCTGCGACTGTTGAAGCGGCTGACGTTCACCAACGCGCCATCGCCGTTTGCCAGCCCCCTGAATAATGAACACATCGTATTGATCAACATGCGGGCCTACGCCGCCGTTTTCACAAGAAAAGCTCACCATGACGTCGTCCAGGCGCCAGTCTGGCAGAAAGCGAAACGGTTGCAACAGCTCACCAACCTCAGGCACCCATTCATTCACGGACTGGACCAGTAAGGTCCAGTCGCTTTCGCCGAACGAGTCGTAC comes from Idiomarina sp. X4 and encodes:
- the ydiJ gene encoding D-2-hydroxyglutarate dehydrogenase YdiJ; the protein is MTALPNVSAESALPDNYQSFLKALKGSGFSGEIDVSYSGRLIAATDNSVYQQLPQAVLHPKKQSDLALVMKFAGQDAFSDIQFSPRGGGTGTNGQSLTSGIVVDMSRHMNKVLEVNAEEGWVRVQSGVVKDQLNDALRPHGYFFSPDLSTSNRATLGGMINTDASGQGSLVYGKTSDHILELKTVLLDGKVLDSGPVSLEQAESIAQGSDRVARIYRQVIDTCVGEEQLITDKFPPLNRFLTGYDLKHAYNPKEQLIDVSRIIAGSEGTLGFVSEARLNITPIPKHRVLVNVKYSNFQAALENAPFLVEANATSVETVDSKVLNLAREDIIWKSVSHLLEDVEGKRMDGINMVEFTGLDQDDIDTKVNMLCQRLDKLIKSKDNQGVIGYQICDDLPSIQLIYAMRKKSVGLLGATKGRRKPVAFAEDTAVPPEKLASFINEFRALLDSKGLDYGMFGHADAGVLHVRPALDLTEPADESLLREVSDEVAKLTQKYGGLMWGEHGKGYRSEYAPKFFGDDLYKELQKIKASFDACNQLNPGKICTPLNTEADLVSVDAIKRGYYDRQIPVATRESYQNAMDCNGNGLCFNYDTSSAMCPSYKVTRDRRYSPKGRAGLVREWLRLTQKEGYDAAQSPKQSHFFEKLSRQLKTSDDFNHEVKDSMDKCLACKACTNQCPVKVDVPTFRARFYEHYYSRYFRPLKDYLVKNVEKTGRIASRYPTASNVLINNPVSRWVLKHIVGYVDTPSFSTPDLLTGWSQSGFDILDTGDILALSETEISKTVVIVQDPFTSFYEAEFVLALGHLVSKLGYRPVLLPFAGHGKAQHVKGFLKDFDETARKVTEQLQPLSEAGIPLIGPDSSTALIFRDEYRKACNGELPSVNVSTVIEWLMSVDFETHDQKRSSHYGLLLHCTEQSFVPESAKQWQTLFAKLGLTLDIVNVGCCGMAGTFGHEVKNLDDSMGLYHMGWHDAVQRYGSSGILVTGFSCRSQVKRVEKKRVKHPLEVILQSLV
- a CDS encoding Glu/Leu/Phe/Val dehydrogenase dimerization domain-containing protein, which produces MSLFEHPEFDNHEQVVFCHDQESGLKAIIAIHDTTLGPSLGGTRLWNYSSSAEALTDVLRLSRGMTYKSAMAGLPLGGGKAVIIGDAKKVKSEDLFRAYGRFIESLSGRYITAEDVNIRTEDIDIVAKETSHVAGTADKAGDPSPHTALGTYLGLKAAAKHRLGSEDLKGVKIAVQGLGSVGYDFAKYCAEDGAELIVTDINEESVERAVNELGAKAVGLDEIYSVDADIYAPCALGATINDETLKQLKVKIIAGSANNQLANPKHDQAVKDMGILYAPDYVINAGGVIHVCSEAANMSLEETDKRVRAIHDTLDKLFARAKEEDRPTGVIADEMAREIIAKGKQ
- a CDS encoding cupin domain-containing protein, which translates into the protein MTLNLDIKDFLASSWQKKPCLIRQGFTAFSDLISPEILAGLAMEEGADSRIVQTNADTESGWLVTHGPFEEYDSFGESDWTLLVQSVNEWVPEVGELLQPFRFLPDWRLDDVMVSFSCENGGVGPHVDQYDVFIIQGAGKRRWRVGERQPLQQSQPTEGLCLVSEDFSVVIDEELESGDVLYIPAGCPHDGVALEPSLNYSVGFRAPSQAELLWQLGDSAMANDVLTKRYTDPDSSDIAPSYDITAPQLEAMKSLLIEAIQSDDANDIIARLLSQSKRPLVEPELPVTAEQIPAMLEQSNAFIERAPGARLLRLDNDSFYLNGEKLDVPEPAQHAAMQLAEMHGSCGVSELNETFLTAESQTFLADVINLGGYYFFVEEAPE